In Zingiber officinale cultivar Zhangliang chromosome 3B, Zo_v1.1, whole genome shotgun sequence, a single window of DNA contains:
- the LOC122055278 gene encoding ethylene-response factor C3-like has translation MEAATLAYDQAAFGGVGWGALNFPAERVPESLKAMGIDLRGSPMLALKKRNHIRQLRQSTMKQSKGRESSATASFVELQDLGVEYLEEIMRLSELS, from the coding sequence ATGGAGGCCGCCACGTTGGCGTACGACCAGGCCGCATTTGGGGGGGTGGGGTGGGGGGCACTCAACTTCCCGGCAGAGCGTGTCCCGGAGTCGCTGAAGGCAATGGGTATCGACCTCAGGGGCTCGCCGATGCTAGCCCTCAAGAAGAGGAATCACATCAGGCAGCTGCGGCAATCAACCATGAAGCAGAGCAAGGGGAGGGAGTCCAGCGCCACGGCAAGCTTTGTGGAGTTACAGGACTTGGGAGTAGAGTATCTAGAGGAGATCATGAGGCTATCCGAGCTCTCATGA